A window of the Planococcus citri chromosome 4, ihPlaCitr1.1, whole genome shotgun sequence genome harbors these coding sequences:
- the LOC135845131 gene encoding procathepsin L-like, giving the protein MAISILFLSILTTLCKFISAAEFNELDVQKWTDYKTQFDKQYETTELETQKMAVFLENSNKISQHNEKFKNGQVKFDMAMNLFGDMTAEEFKQTQTPHKKVHKDFSYCHNKFPNYEARIIKALPPNLGKAPQSKNWVTEGAVTDVKYQGKKCGSCWDFAAIGVIESHYFLHGPDKKLVSLSAQQVLDCLSSTQKYGTNNCIDGGCPASVLQYVIENGGIEADQSYMYSAKEGKCQYKPVEKKAVIKDYKITVAEDEKLIKEVVGLIGPVTCDFDVEDDFQFYSTGIFSSTLCKKTPPDMNHAMVIVGYGSENGMDYWLVKNQWTNGWGEEGYARIQRNTNECGIALGNLYPIV; this is encoded by the exons AtggcaatttcaattttatttttaagcatACTAACGACTCTTTGTAAATTTATAAGTGCTGCCGAATTCAACGAACTGGATGTTCAGAAATGGACGGATTACAAA ACACAGTTTGACAAACAGTACGAAACCACAGAGCTAGAGAcccaaaaaatggccgttttcttagaaaattcgaataaaatttcccagcacaatgaaaaatttaaaaacggcCAAGTGAAATTTGACATGGCGATGAATCTATTTGGTGATATG ACCGCCGAAGAGTTCAAGCAAACACAAACACCTcataaaaaagtacataaagACTTCTCTTATTGTCATAACAAGTTTCCCAACTACGAAGCACGTATAATTAAAGCCTTACCTCCCAACCTAGGCAAAGCCCCACAAAGTAAAAACTGGGTCACGGAAGGAGCAGTAACCGATGTGAAATACCAAGGTAAAAAATGTGGCAGTTGTTGGGATTTTGCGGCg ATTGGCGTCATCGAATCTCACTATTTTTTACACGGTCCGGATAAAAAACTCGTGTCACTTAGTGCCCAACAAGTTTTAGACTGCCTAAGCAGTACCCAAAAATATGGAACCAACAATTGTATAGATGGAGGTTGTCCAGCCAGTGTATTGCAGTATGTGATCGAAAATGGAGGAATAGAAGCTGATCAATCTTACATGTATTCAGCAAAG gAAGGCAAATGCCAGTACaaaccagttgaaaaaaaagctgtcATCAAGGATTACAAAATAACAGTGGCAGAAGATGAGAAATTAATCAAAGAAGTTGTCGGCTTAATTGGACCAGTTACTTGTGATTTTGATGTTGAGGACGATTTTCAATTCTACAGTACag gtattttttcaagcacTTTATGCAAAAAAACGCCACCCGATATGAATCATGCAATGGTAATAGTTGGATATGGTTCGGAAAATGGAATGGATTATTGGTTGGTTAAGAATCAATGGACCAATGGATGGGGAGAGGAAGGGTATGCAAGAATACAACGTAATACAAACGAATGCGGCATTGCACTTGGAAATTTATATCCAATAGtttga
- the LOC135845133 gene encoding procathepsin L-like, with product MDGQEWSPDQNDIIAQEWNPNLNQVIGQEWNYDQNYMDDQEWNHSLNLVTNNQAWDSDFSDGNIDLQEWNFFKSQFNKNYENNEEEQNKIKVYSDNKNKINEHNARFEQGEVSYDLKMNHFGDLTYDEFSQTHLNKLQMGKELDPQRLVSNPDPDPKKADHLVRIHSIPKTCGTAPETKDWVKEGAVTEVKTQGVCGCCWAFASTGAIEAQLFIQTKKLVSLSEQNLLDCVGDRHDVNNTCTSGGLLNSFEYVLQNDGIDTAKAYPYTGVQGACHYDSKTKGGSIKDFKRLAKEDENLLKEVVGLIGPVACGFNIDDAFFVQFYQSGIYSSDKCGGNVNHGVLVVGYGTENGKDYWLCKNQWGTSWGEGGYFKVARNSKNMCGIASECYIPLTKIPMC from the exons ATGGATGGCCAAGAATGGAGTCCAGATCAGAATGATATAATTGCCCAGGAATGGAATCCAAATCTGAATCAAGTGATTGGTCAAGAATGGAATTATGATCAGAATTATATGGATGACCAAGAATGGAATCATAGTCTGAACCTCGTGACGAATAACCAAGCATGGGATTCAGATTTCAGCGATGGTAATATTGATCTTCAAGAATGGAATTTCTTTAAA tctcaattcaataaaaattatgaaaataatgaagaagaacaaaataaaataaaggtaTATTCCGAtaataagaataaaataaatgaacatAATGCACGTTTCGAACAAGGAGAAGTATCGtatgatttgaaaatgaatcatttcggTGATTTG ACTTACGATGAATTTAGTCAAACGCATCTGAATAAACTCCAAATGGGAAAAGAACTGGATCCTCAACGTTTAGTTTCAAACCCAGATCCTGATCCAAAAAAAGCCGATCACTTAGTTCGAATTCATTCTATTCCTAAAACCTGCGGTACAGCTCCAGAAACGAAAGATTGGGTCAAAGAAGGAGCTGTGACCGAAGTAAAAACTCAGGGTGTATGCGGATGTTGTTGGGCTTTCGCTTCA actGGTGCCATagaagctcaacttttcattcAAACTAAAAAGTTGGTATCACTCAGCGAGCAAAACCTCCTCGATTGTGTGGGAGACAGGCACGATGTGAATAACACTTGTACATCAGGTGGTTTGTTGAATTCATTTGAGTATGTTCTACAAAACGATGGAATTGATACAGCCAAAGCATATCCATACACCGGAGTA CAAGGTGCTTGCCATTACGATTCAAAGACAAAAGGAGGCTCTATAAAAGATTTTAAAAGGCTTGCaaaagaagatgaaaatttactgaaaGAAGTTGTCGGTCTTATTGGACCAGTTGCTTGTGGTTTCAATATAGACGATGCATTTTTTGTACAATTCTATCAATCTG GTATATATTCGAGCGATAAATGCGGTGGCAATGTGAATCACGGAGTTCTAGTGGTAGGCTATGGCACAGAAAACGGAAAGGATTATTGGTTGTGTAAAAATCAATGGGGCACTTCATGGGGAGAGGGTGGTTATTTCAAGGTAGCTCGTAATTCCAAGAATATGTGTGGAATTGCTTCTGAATGTTACATTCCTCTTACTAAAATTCCGATGTGCTAG